Below is a genomic region from Desulfovibrio intestinalis.
CCCCAATGCCGAGCTCATCGTGCAGCAGTCGCCCGATCTGGTTATTCAGCTTGCCGGGCGTAACGAAGCGCTGTTGCAGACAGAAGCCTTGCGCGGCCTTGGTCTCAATGTGCTTATTTTTGAAATGAATTCTTTTGAGCAGATGTTTGGCGTGATGGAGAAGCTTGGTCAACTCACCGGGCGTGAAGCCGAAGCTTCCAAACTGATCGGCGCATGGCAGAAAAGGCTTGCCGACCTTGAAGCGCACTACGCGAATCAGGAGCCTGTAAGTGTTTTTTATGAGGTGCGTTACCCCAATCTGCTTGCCGCAGGGCGGGGCGGAATAGTGGATGACATCATGGCTCACGCGGGCGCGCGAAATGTTGTCACAGACGAAAAAAAGCTGGTGCGGTTCAATGAAGAAGCTTTGCTGGCCGCTGACCCCGATGCCTATCTTGTGCAGCGCGGCCCGATGAATCCTGACCCGCAACCCTTGGACCAGCGGCCGCACTACAAGAACTTGCGTGCGGTGCGTGATGGCCGGGTGCTGACAGTGGATGAAGATTTTTTTGCCCGTCCGGGCCCGCGTTCTGTGGATGCCGCCGAAGCGCTGGGGCGCTTTCTGCATCCTCAGGCGGCGCGCTGATTTTTACAGTAACCTGATATTCTGGCGACAGGACAAGAGAGTAGAGCATGACAGGAGTTTTGTACGGCGTGGGCGTTGGGCCTGGCGCTCCGGATTTGCTGACGCTGCGGGCAGTGAATGTTCTTGGCAAGGTGGACGTGATACTGGCGGCGGCTTCGCCTCGCAATGACTATTCCGCCGCACTGGAAACGGCCCGGCCTCATCTGCGGCCCGACGTGCGCATGTTGCGTCTGGAATTTCCAATGACACGGGACCGTGCCGTGTTGCACGAGGCCTGGCGCGTGGCTGCCGAAGAAACGCAGAAGGTGCTGGAGAACGGTGAAAACGCCGCTTTTCTGACCATTGGCGACCCGCTGGTTTACAGCACCTTTGGCTACCTTATGCAGACTCTCAAGCAACGCGCGCCGCACCTGCCGGTTGAAATCATTTCCGGTATTACTTCCATTCAGGCCGCTGCCGCCCGCACAGGAACAATACTGTGTGAGAACAGTGAAAGCCTGCGTATCATCCCCGGCATCAACAGCCGCGAGGAGCTTGAAAAAGCGCTCGATGGCGCTGATACCGCCGTTATTCTCAAAGCCTACCGCAACCTTCCGGCCATAGTGGATGCCCTGCGCGCCACAGACCGCCTGGACTCCTGTATGCTGGCAAGCCATGTGGAACAGCCTGCCGAGCGGCTGCGTCAGGGCATAGACCTTGAAGAAGGCACGCCGCCCTACATGTCCTTGGTCATAAGCAGGAAGCCCAAAAAATAGGGGCGATTTTTCTAAGGAAACGCTGATTTATTCCGTTTGGCGGCGTTGCTTCATTTTTTTGAAACAGCCAAGGTCGGAAGAGTCCACTCCTGCTTCAAAAAAAATCGCGCCTTGCCAAATGAAATAACTGCGCGTTTCCAGGAGACTCTTTAATCAGTGCTTCCCTAAACTGATTTTTAGTCAGTTTTGTTGCAGTGGCGATTTTTGCTTTAAAGTGGGTTCATTGGACAGATGAACTCTCAAAGTTCACGATGCACTTATTACGCCATCTAAGTGCGACAGAAAAAGCAAAAGCCAGCAATCCCAAGTTACAAAGGGATGCTGGCTTTTAATATAATTTATGCGGGCAGGCTTACGAGCCGCCGCTCAATCAGCTAGTTATAATCAGCAAATTCGCGGCAATTGCGCCCCTTCAAGCATACCCAGCAGGCGGCGGCCACCGATGCGGGTTTGCAGGCTCACCTGCGCCTTGCCTTCTGTGACTGTGCCCACGCGCGTGGCTTCTTTGCCATAGGGTGAGCGGCGCATGGCCTCAAGGGCGGCCTCGGCCTTATCTTCGGGCACAATGCAGATGCATTTGCCTTCATTGGCCAGATAGAGCGGGTCCAGGCCCAAAAATGAGCAGCCGTTCCTTACGGCTTCGTGAACAGGTATGGCTGTTTCTTCCAAAAGAATGCCCACCTGCGATTGTTCGGCAATTTCATTGAGTGTGGTGGCAAGACCGCCACGCGTGGGGTCGCGCAGCACATGCACCTCTTCGGCGGACTGAAGAATGTCTTCAATCATATGGTTGAGCGGGGCGGAATCCGATGCCACGTCCGTGAGGAATGACAATCCTTCACGG
It encodes:
- a CDS encoding ABC transporter substrate-binding protein, with protein sequence MQLKAPAKRIIALYGAFNELLLALGAGDSLAARTVADADIPGLAHLPAIGTHMRPNAELIVQQSPDLVIQLAGRNEALLQTEALRGLGLNVLIFEMNSFEQMFGVMEKLGQLTGREAEASKLIGAWQKRLADLEAHYANQEPVSVFYEVRYPNLLAAGRGGIVDDIMAHAGARNVVTDEKKLVRFNEEALLAADPDAYLVQRGPMNPDPQPLDQRPHYKNLRAVRDGRVLTVDEDFFARPGPRSVDAAEALGRFLHPQAAR
- the cobI gene encoding precorrin-2 C(20)-methyltransferase, producing the protein MTGVLYGVGVGPGAPDLLTLRAVNVLGKVDVILAAASPRNDYSAALETARPHLRPDVRMLRLEFPMTRDRAVLHEAWRVAAEETQKVLENGENAAFLTIGDPLVYSTFGYLMQTLKQRAPHLPVEIISGITSIQAAAARTGTILCENSESLRIIPGINSREELEKALDGADTAVILKAYRNLPAIVDALRATDRLDSCMLASHVEQPAERLRQGIDLEEGTPPYMSLVISRKPKK